One Actinomycetota bacterium genomic region harbors:
- a CDS encoding AAA family ATPase, with protein MADIERLLGETRLLTLTGPGGTGKTRLALEAASTLLDRFPNGVFFVDLSPLTDPTLVVPAIAGVLKVREAAGRDLADGLRRHLADLDVLLVLDNLEQLVDGSSAIGDLLDAAPRVTVLATSRIPLHISGEHEYQVAPLELPAHQQRGDAARLGSSESVRLFVDRAASVRSDFTLTEANAPAVAEIVERLDGLPLALELAASRLRVLDPAALANRLERRLPLLKGGARDLPARHRTLEETIRWSHDILEPDERRLFARLSVFAGGWTLDAAEVVCGGDDIDVLEGLGTLVDDSLVRRRELADGSLRFLMLETIREFAWERLEDPGEVGILRERHGRYYGSLAERVSVALEGPRGNWLELLDAEQENLRAALSWFHERSDHEALQAIAGSLGHYWMDRGLLSEMRTWLERSLESGAKGSYYALVLIRLSGVDYLQGRYEDARTRAEDSLAEARGTGDLASVQRAMAHLANALEAEGFVEESWNLEREGAEIARSLKDEHPRMLLVALINLGYSAMVREMVEDAVQYSEEAVALALELNESADGAAARCNLALAFIELGRIEDAADVGAQAVAAAIDASDPILATDCLEVVAAVETRRGNHGSAARLLGASEALRELTGFELEPLERALHNRTMELLRHALSDSELRAAQIEGADMDLRDAFSDAYW; from the coding sequence ATGGCCGACATCGAGAGACTCCTGGGTGAGACGCGACTGCTCACGCTGACCGGCCCGGGTGGTACCGGGAAGACCCGGCTCGCGCTCGAGGCCGCCTCGACGTTGCTCGACCGGTTCCCCAACGGCGTGTTCTTCGTGGACCTCAGCCCGCTGACCGATCCCACGCTCGTGGTCCCAGCGATCGCCGGGGTGCTCAAGGTGCGAGAGGCGGCCGGTCGAGATCTCGCCGACGGCCTTCGCCGGCACCTGGCGGATCTCGACGTGTTGCTCGTGCTCGACAACCTCGAACAGCTCGTGGACGGCAGCTCGGCGATCGGCGACTTGCTCGACGCGGCGCCCAGGGTGACGGTGCTGGCGACCAGCCGCATCCCGCTACACATCTCGGGCGAGCATGAGTACCAGGTGGCCCCTCTGGAGCTTCCCGCGCACCAGCAGCGTGGCGATGCCGCGCGACTCGGCTCATCGGAGTCCGTCAGACTGTTCGTGGACCGTGCAGCGTCGGTCCGTTCGGACTTCACGCTCACCGAGGCGAATGCTCCGGCGGTCGCCGAGATCGTCGAGCGGCTCGACGGGCTGCCACTCGCCCTGGAGCTCGCCGCCAGCCGGCTCCGCGTGCTCGACCCTGCGGCCTTGGCCAATCGGCTCGAGCGTCGGCTGCCCCTGCTGAAGGGCGGTGCCCGAGACCTGCCGGCGCGTCATCGCACGCTCGAGGAGACGATCCGCTGGAGCCACGACATCCTCGAACCCGACGAGCGGCGACTGTTCGCGCGGCTGTCGGTCTTCGCGGGAGGTTGGACGCTGGACGCCGCAGAGGTGGTCTGCGGCGGCGACGATATCGACGTGCTCGAGGGGCTCGGCACACTCGTCGACGACAGCCTCGTGAGGCGCCGCGAGTTGGCCGACGGGTCGCTCCGGTTCTTGATGCTCGAGACCATCCGGGAGTTCGCCTGGGAGCGCCTCGAGGATCCGGGCGAAGTCGGGATACTACGAGAGCGGCACGGTCGATACTACGGGTCCCTCGCAGAGCGCGTCAGTGTCGCACTCGAGGGCCCGCGGGGCAACTGGCTGGAACTATTGGACGCGGAGCAAGAGAATCTCCGAGCCGCCCTGTCATGGTTCCACGAACGATCCGACCACGAGGCCCTGCAGGCAATTGCAGGCTCGCTCGGCCACTACTGGATGGATCGTGGCCTCCTCAGTGAGATGCGGACTTGGCTTGAGAGGTCGCTCGAGTCGGGTGCCAAGGGCAGCTACTACGCACTGGTACTGATTCGACTTTCCGGTGTGGACTATCTCCAAGGCCGATACGAGGACGCTCGCACGAGAGCCGAAGATTCGCTTGCGGAGGCCCGAGGCACCGGCGACCTCGCGAGTGTCCAGCGTGCGATGGCACATCTAGCGAACGCGCTTGAGGCCGAGGGATTCGTCGAAGAGTCGTGGAACCTAGAGAGGGAAGGCGCTGAGATCGCGCGGAGCCTCAAAGATGAGCACCCGCGGATGCTGCTGGTAGCGCTGATCAATTTGGGGTATTCGGCCATGGTCCGTGAGATGGTCGAGGACGCGGTCCAGTACTCGGAGGAAGCCGTCGCGCTCGCTCTGGAGCTCAATGAATCTGCCGATGGAGCTGCGGCGCGGTGCAACCTCGCGTTGGCATTCATCGAGTTGGGACGCATCGAGGATGCCGCCGATGTGGGAGCCCAAGCAGTTGCTGCGGCAATCGATGCATCAGATCCCATCCTCGCAACGGACTGCCTGGAGGTCGTGGCCGCTGTCGAGACACGACGGGGGAATCACGGCTCCGCCGCGAGGCTGCTCGGGGCATCTGAAGCCCTTCGAGAACTAACCGGCTTTGAGTTGGAACCGTTAGAGCGTGCGCTGCACAACCGAACAATGGAGTTGCTCCGCCATGCACTCTCGGATTCCGAGTTGAGGGCAGCACAGATTGAAGGAGCTGACATGGACTTGAGAGATGCCTTCAGTGATGCGTACTGGTAG
- a CDS encoding CBS domain-containing protein — protein sequence MDGKLDWLAAGLPIEGANAERPRAGDVARADVPTCRLDELIGAVRDRVRAAGWDACVVVNDERVVLGLLRERELGEGRDVPVEQAMRPGPSTFRPHVPIEEMAHFMTDHDLQTSPVTTSDGRLIGVLRREDAVEAAHGQHLHDEADEEEP from the coding sequence GTGGACGGGAAGCTTGACTGGCTCGCCGCGGGCCTTCCGATCGAGGGCGCCAACGCTGAGCGTCCGCGCGCAGGCGACGTCGCCCGTGCAGACGTGCCCACGTGCCGGCTGGACGAGCTGATCGGGGCGGTCCGCGATCGTGTGCGCGCTGCTGGATGGGACGCCTGCGTGGTCGTGAACGACGAGCGCGTGGTGCTCGGCCTGCTCCGCGAACGGGAGCTCGGCGAGGGTCGCGACGTGCCCGTCGAGCAGGCCATGCGACCAGGCCCTAGCACGTTCCGACCGCATGTCCCGATCGAGGAGATGGCCCACTTCATGACGGACCACGACCTCCAGACGTCTCCGGTCACCACGTCCGATGGGCGGCTGATCGGGGTCCTCAGGCGCGAGGACGCGGTCGAGGCCGCACACGGGCAGCACCTGCATGACGAGGCCGACGAGGAGGAGCCGTAG
- a CDS encoding HAD family hydrolase encodes MSRKPPAVTSPIGILFDVDGTLIATGGAGTRSWRWAFGKLHGIPADIGEFSEAGMTDPVVARRTFRSVIGREPSEREMARLLAAYLERLPEEVETSRSYQVLPGAEELLRRLCEGGLLLGIVTGALEAAAHIKLSRARLNRFFSFGGYGSDSDDRIELTRRAIERAGSILGHKLAPARVYVVGDTPKDIEAARGVDAVAVGVASGHYSSEALSRAGADIVLPSLQEPMPGLEWAWTTG; translated from the coding sequence GTGAGCCGGAAACCGCCGGCCGTCACATCCCCGATCGGGATCCTCTTCGACGTCGACGGGACGCTGATCGCCACCGGCGGGGCCGGGACTCGGAGCTGGCGCTGGGCGTTCGGGAAGCTCCATGGAATCCCGGCCGACATCGGCGAGTTCTCCGAGGCTGGAATGACCGATCCCGTCGTCGCCCGGAGGACGTTCCGAAGCGTCATCGGGCGCGAGCCGTCCGAGCGGGAGATGGCCCGACTCCTGGCTGCCTACCTCGAGCGGCTCCCTGAGGAGGTCGAGACCTCCCGCTCTTACCAGGTGCTCCCGGGAGCCGAGGAGCTCCTCCGGCGTCTCTGCGAGGGGGGACTCCTCCTGGGGATCGTGACCGGGGCACTCGAGGCAGCAGCGCACATCAAGCTCTCGCGCGCCCGACTCAACCGATTCTTCTCCTTCGGCGGGTATGGGTCCGATTCCGACGACCGGATCGAGCTCACCCGCCGGGCGATCGAGCGCGCGGGCTCGATCCTCGGACACAAGCTCGCGCCCGCGCGCGTCTACGTGGTCGGCGACACCCCGAAGGACATCGAAGCGGCCCGTGGCGTTGATGCCGTGGCCGTCGGGGTCGCCTCCGGCCACTACTCGAGCGAGGCTCTGAGCCGGGCCGGCGCGGACATCGTCCTGCCTTCCCTCCAGGAGCCGATGCCGGGCCTCGAGTGGGCTTGGACGACGGGCTAG
- a CDS encoding rhodanese-like domain-containing protein — protein sequence MPHAVHDRDEVRALMDRGAQVVEVLGAEEFREHHLPGAINLPLRKIETEARGELDPTRPVVVYCWDSA from the coding sequence ATGCCGCATGCGGTGCACGATCGAGACGAGGTTCGAGCCCTCATGGACCGAGGCGCGCAGGTGGTCGAGGTGCTGGGCGCCGAGGAATTTCGCGAGCACCACCTTCCCGGGGCGATCAACCTTCCCCTGCGGAAGATCGAGACGGAGGCCCGGGGAGAACTCGATCCGACCCGGCCGGTCGTCGTCTACTGTTGGGATTCGGCCTGA
- a CDS encoding ATP-binding cassette domain-containing protein yields the protein MPSEHAVRFEGVVRTYRTPTGEVRALRDVTSTLPRGGVSVVVGPSGSGKSSLLRLVAGLDSPTQGSIDVMGIEIGHASSRARRRLRRAAVGYVFQRPSDNLLAHLTVADHLRLASRSVAAAEREVMATAEALGIEHRLDHLPDELSGGEQQRVAVAQALASGASIVVTDEPTAELDSEAADVVLARIADLASRGVTFILATHDRSVMAIADHRLTLDHGVVAGSEPHRRAKVQTPEWTALRWPAAVTPDGPWLGDEDDEPVLTMLGVHKTYGEGQGEVVALDGVDIDVRAGEMIGVVGRSGSGKTTLLNLAAGWDRPDRGTVERPGGADPVWAEVAVVPQHLGLMDELSVRENVEYPARLARRLAEHRPLVDDLLDRLGLTELQHRSPRETSLGEQQRTAVARAVVLAPPLIVADEPTAHQDEGWAAAVLRTLADAVVVGGACVVATHDPDVLGAVDRTIGIADGRLDRD from the coding sequence TTGCCGAGTGAGCACGCGGTACGGTTCGAAGGCGTCGTGCGCACTTACCGCACGCCGACCGGCGAGGTCAGGGCGCTCCGCGACGTCACGTCCACGTTGCCGCGGGGAGGGGTCTCGGTGGTGGTGGGGCCGTCGGGCAGTGGGAAATCCTCGCTACTACGCCTCGTCGCGGGACTGGATAGCCCGACCCAGGGCTCCATCGATGTGATGGGCATCGAGATCGGGCACGCCTCGTCGCGCGCGCGGCGCCGCCTGCGTCGGGCGGCGGTCGGGTACGTCTTCCAGCGACCGTCTGACAACCTGCTCGCGCACCTCACGGTGGCCGACCACCTGCGGCTCGCATCGAGATCCGTCGCAGCCGCGGAGCGGGAGGTGATGGCGACGGCTGAGGCGCTCGGCATCGAGCATCGACTGGACCATCTGCCCGACGAGCTGTCGGGCGGGGAGCAGCAACGGGTCGCGGTCGCGCAGGCGCTGGCATCGGGGGCGTCGATCGTGGTGACCGACGAGCCGACCGCGGAGCTCGACTCGGAGGCCGCCGATGTGGTGCTCGCGCGCATCGCCGACCTCGCCTCGCGGGGTGTCACGTTCATCCTGGCGACGCACGATCGATCGGTGATGGCGATCGCGGACCACCGGTTGACGCTGGACCACGGCGTGGTCGCCGGGTCGGAGCCCCACCGGCGAGCGAAGGTGCAGACCCCGGAGTGGACGGCGCTGCGATGGCCGGCGGCGGTGACGCCGGACGGTCCCTGGCTCGGCGACGAGGACGACGAGCCGGTACTCACGATGCTGGGGGTCCACAAGACCTACGGTGAGGGTCAGGGGGAGGTGGTCGCGCTCGACGGGGTCGACATCGACGTGCGAGCGGGCGAGATGATCGGCGTGGTGGGGCGATCGGGCTCCGGCAAGACGACGCTGCTGAACCTCGCGGCGGGATGGGACCGGCCCGACCGTGGCACCGTCGAGCGTCCGGGCGGCGCCGACCCTGTCTGGGCCGAGGTCGCGGTCGTGCCGCAGCACCTCGGCCTGATGGACGAGCTGAGCGTTCGGGAGAATGTCGAGTACCCGGCCAGGCTGGCCCGCCGCCTCGCCGAGCATCGTCCCCTGGTCGACGACCTGCTCGATCGGCTCGGGCTCACCGAGCTCCAGCACCGATCGCCCCGTGAGACGTCGCTCGGCGAACAGCAGCGCACCGCGGTCGCGCGAGCCGTGGTGCTCGCGCCGCCGCTGATCGTGGCCGATGAGCCGACCGCTCACCAGGACGAGGGCTGGGCGGCCGCCGTGCTCCGCACGCTCGCCGACGCGGTCGTGGTCGGCGGCGCCTGCGTGGTCGCGACGCACGACCCCGACGTGCTGGGCGCCGTCGACCGCACGATCGGCATCGCCGACGGCCGTCTCGACCGGGACTGA